CGGTCACGTCAGAGGCATCGGCGGCGTCCGGTTCGTCACCGTCATCGGGTGGGGCCTAGGACTTGTTCTTCCTGTCGCGCCTGCCGCGCCGGCTCAGCGTCCGCCGTTTGATCCTGGGCCAGTCGACGCCGCGCAGCCACGCGGCGAACGCCGTGAGTTGAGGGTGCCGCTCGCGCTGTTCCCGGGTTGATCTGTCCAGTTCCTCCAGCAGGCGCTGGGAGCGGTGGTCGGTGTCGAGTTCGTCGAGCAGTCTGTCGATCTCCGACAGCATCGCGCCGTGCAGCTGCCACTGGCGCGGGTGCCGCTGTACGCCTTCCAGCAGCAGATTCGCCGCTCTCTCGCGGGTCGCGACGGCGGCGCTCAGGTCCCCCGCGAGGCGGTCCTCCGCCGCCTCGGCGGCCTCGCTCGCCTGGGTGGTGACCAGCACGGCGAAGCTGACGAGCGCGTCGGCGACCAGCAACAGCAGTTCCTCCAGGGCGGCTCCCACCTCCGGCGCGAAGAGGTCTTCGTCCTGACGCTCCTTGGCGAGGTCCGTGATCGTGCGGGTGAGGACGCGCAGGACCACCGCGCAGATCTCCAGCGTGTCGAGGCCGGTACGGAGCACCACCCGGTGCAGCAGGCCTTCCTTGACCCGCGGATTGAGCCGCAGGCTGTCCTCGGCCTGGCGCAGTGCGGCGTCGACCCCCGCGACGCCGTGGTCGAGCCGCCGCGCCTCGTGCAGCCGGGCCGCGGCGCGCTCGACCGGGGTGGGGGTGGTCAGTTCTTCGCCTACGTCGCGCAGCAGCCTGCGCATCTGCCGGGCGAGGCCCTCGATGGACTCCCCGGCTGCGCCCACCCAGACCGGCGGCACGAACAGCACGTTGAACAGGAGCCCCACGACCGCGCCGATCAGCGTCTCCAGGATGCGGTCCCAGGCGGTGCCCGCCGCATGGGTGACGCCGAGTACGAGCATGGCGCTGATCGCGACCTCGGGCACGAACTCGTCGACGCGGACGAGCCGGCCGGCCAGGAGCGAGGCCAGGATGATCAGCCCCAGACTCCACCACGACAACCCCACGAGGATGCTGAACGCGACGGCGATGAGCACGCCCGCGACGACGGCGTTCACCCGTCGGACGCTGGTGGTGAGCGTGGAGTAGAGAGTCACCTGGACCACGAGCAGCGCGGTGAGGGGCGCGGTCAG
The nucleotide sequence above comes from Streptomyces sp. NBC_01716. Encoded proteins:
- a CDS encoding FUSC family protein, with amino-acid sequence MSARVNTACRVSYGLHAPTVGRVLLMRLRAADRDDKDGSGHGALTYLLNLRKDPTLTQTLRSTAAATLAYLVALWLSSEPAPLTAPLTALLVVQVTLYSTLTTSVRRVNAVVAGVLIAVAFSILVGLSWWSLGLIILASLLAGRLVRVDEFVPEVAISAMLVLGVTHAAGTAWDRILETLIGAVVGLLFNVLFVPPVWVGAAGESIEGLARQMRRLLRDVGEELTTPTPVERAAARLHEARRLDHGVAGVDAALRQAEDSLRLNPRVKEGLLHRVVLRTGLDTLEICAVVLRVLTRTITDLAKERQDEDLFAPEVGAALEELLLLVADALVSFAVLVTTQASEAAEAAEDRLAGDLSAAVATRERAANLLLEGVQRHPRQWQLHGAMLSEIDRLLDELDTDHRSQRLLEELDRSTREQRERHPQLTAFAAWLRGVDWPRIKRRTLSRRGRRDRKNKS